Below is a genomic region from Hyalangium minutum.
AGTAGCGCGGCCCCGGTCCTCTGGGGCCGAGTGTGGCCGATTTTTCTCCGAGTGGGTCCCCGAGGGGCACGGATGCGTCCGTGCTCCAGACATCCGGGCCGAGGCTCGCCCCCCATGGCGAGCCCTGCGGCAGGGAAGGGGACACACGTGAAACAGAATCGGTTGCTGATGCTGGGCGCGCTCGCGATCGTCTTCAGCCTCGTGGGCTGTGACTGCGGCGGCGGAGATTCGAAGCCTCCCATCGAGGAGCCGGACGGCGGTACCACTCCCTCGGATGGGGGAACGGACATCCCCGACGGAGGCCCCGGCTCGGTGTGCCTGGCGCAGGGGGCGGCGTGCAGCCGGACCTCGGGGGCCCAGTGCTGTAACGGCGTGTGCGGCGCGGACAATGTGTGTCCGGCGCCCAATGAGCTCTGCAAGAGCCCCAACGAGGTCTGCCAGACGGGCGGCGAGTGCTGCACCAATATCTGCTCGAACGGCAAGTGTGCCTCCAACCTGTGCAAGGACGTGGGCCAGGCCTGCGCCACCGCCGAGGACTGCTGCACCAAGACATGCACCGGCGGCACGTGTGCGAACGTCCCCGGCAACGTCTCCAGCTGCAAGGTGCTGGGCCAGGCTTGCGCCTCGGGCGCGGAGTGCTGCTCCACCAACTGCCAGGGCGGCGTGTGCACCCGCGCCTATACCTGCAAGGCCTACGGGGACGTGTGCCTCACGGACGCGGAGTGCTGCGGCCAGTCGTGCTCCTCGCCGGACGGTGTCACGGCGGGCCGCTGCGAGTTCATCACCGGCGGTGGTGGCGGTGGCTGTCGGCAGGACGGCAACCCGTGCTCGGGTGGCTCCGGGTGCTGCTCGCGCACCTGCGTGGATCTGGGCTACGGCGCCACGGTCTGCCAGCCCGTGGGGGGCTGCAAGCTCACGGGTAACGCCTGCAACGCGGCCAATGACTGCTGCGGCGGCGGGACCAACCCCAACGGCTCGGTGACGTGCGCGGGGGGACGGTGCGACAACGGCCAGAGCTGCAACGGCGTGGGCAACATCTGCGGCTCCGGCAAGCTGCCGGATGGTGGCACCACGGACATCAACGCCTCGCAGAACTGCTGCGACGGCCGCAAGAACGTCTGCAAGGTGGACTCCTCGGGCGTGCCCCGCTGCTTCGGCGGCGGCAGTACCCAGTGCCCTACGGGCTACACGGGCACCGCGCCGTGCTGCATCAACGATGGCCAGAACTGCCAGTTCTCCGACCAGTGCTGCGGTGACGCCCTCTGCCTGCCCAACGGCAGCGGCGGGCTGAGCTGCCAGCGGCCCACGTGCTCGCCGGTGGGGGCTCCCTGCACCTCCGAGGCTGGCGGCACCTCGGCCTGCTGCGCGGGCTCCAGCTGCTTGCCGGTGGACGAGCTCAACTTCGCCTGCCAGGCCCCCCGGCCGCCCACCAGCGGCACGGATGGCGGCACCGGCGGGACTCCGGACGCGGGGCCGGCGTGTAAGGCCAACGAGACGGCCTGCACCTCGCCCTCGCAGTGCTGCTCGGGCATCTGCACGGGCGGTCTGTGCAAGCCGCCCGCCCTGTGCCAGCCGCAGAACGGGGCCTGCACCTCGGGGGCGGACTGTTGCCAGGGGCTGCGGTGCGACGTGCCGTCCGGCTCCACGACGGGCACCTGCCAGCCGGGCGCCGCATGCTCGGCCAGCGGCCAGGCGTGCTCGCCCTCGGTGGGCTGCTGCTCCGGCCTCAGCTGCGAGACGGCCTCCGGGACCGCCTGCGACGGCACCTCGGCGTGCCTCTGCATGGTGATCCTCAACTAGTCGTGCCGAGGAGTCGACGCGGAGGGCGGGACGGGTTTTGATGTGGGCGCTTTGAAGCCCGCACCTGTTCCCTCCGCGTCGGTCTCTCCCACTCCTTCACCCATCCCCGGTCCGCCGGGGCTCTCCAAGCGCGCGCGCCCTCGGCGGGTCATCGCCGTGGGCGGCGGCAAGGGGGGCATCGGCAAGACGCTCGTGTCGGCCAACTTGGGCATTGCCCTGGCGCAGGCGGGCATGCGCGTGCTGCTGGTGGACGTCGACCTGGGCGGCGCCAACCTCCACACCTGTCTCGGGGTGGGCCAACCGAACGCGACGCTGTCGGACTTCGTCCGCAGCAGCAAGGTCCAGATCGAGGACATCATCATCCCCACCGGTGTGCCCCAGCTGTCGCTGATCGCGGGCGCCCAGGACGCGCTGGACGCGGCCAACCTCAAGTACGCCCAGAAGCAGAAGCTGCAGCGCGCGCTCATGGCCCAGCAGGTGGACTACCTGCTGCTGGATCTGGGGGCGGGCACCAGCTTCAACACCCTGGATTTCTTCCTGATGGCGGACCACGGCGTGCTGGTGGTGCTGCCCGAGCCCACCGCCGTGGAGAACGCCTACCGCTTCGTCAAGGCGGCCTTCTTCCGCCGGCTGCAACAGGTGGAGGCGCAGTACGGCATCGAAGACCTGGTGGAGAGCGCTCTCACCACGCGCGAGGGGGCCCTGCGCACGCCGCATGACTTCATCGCTCAGGTGCGCCAGCATGATCCCAACGCGGGCGCCCGGCTGGAGCGGGATCTGCAGTCGTTCCGCATCCGCCTGGTGGTGAACCAGGCCCGCACGGACGCGGACATGAACGTGGGCACCGCGGTGGTGTCCGCTTGGAAGAAGTTCTTCGGCCTGGAGATGGATGAGCTGGGAGCCATCCGGTACGACGACGAGGCCTGGCGCGCGGTGCGCAAGCGCAGGCCCATCCTCCTCGAGCGTCCCGACTCGGCCGCCGCCCAGGGACTTCAGCGCATCGCTGCGCGTATCCTGACCCTCGATAGCCCCGGAAGCGCCGGGTTTTCCACGCCATGAAGCCTTTCGAGCAGCAGACCTATTACGAGCTCCTCGAGATCCCCGTCTCCGCGCCGGACGAGGAGATCCGCGCCGCTTACACCCGGGCCCTCGAGACGTACGCGCCTGACTCCGTCGCGGTGTACGCCCTGGTGGATCCTGGCCAGGTCGATGCTTTGCGCGCCCGGCTCACCGAGGCGATGGAGATCCTCACCGAGCCGGACCTCCGCGCCGAGTATGACCGGATGATCGGCGTGAGCCGCGCCGACTCGAGTGCCGTGAAGGCCCTGACCCCCGCGCTGGCCGCGGCTGCTCAGTCCGTCCCGTCCCAGGAGACTTCCCAGCCTCCCGCCGCTCCAGCGCCCGAGGCCGCTCCTGCGGCGCAGACGCCCGCTTCCGCGGTGGTGGCGGCTCCCTCCGCGCCTGAGCCCGCCCCGGCGGCTGCTGCTTCGGCTGCTTCGGCTCCCACTCCCACCGCTTCGTCTGCCCCGGCCTCCACGCCTCCCCAGGCTGAGCCTGTCGCAGCCCCTGCGCCCGCTGCGCCTGCGGTTGCCGCACCCACGCTTGCCGTGCCCGAGGCTCCGTTGGGGATGCCGGGGATCGTCACGCCGAGCCAGGTCCATGCGGCGTTCCGCAGCTATGCCATTTCGTATGTGCCCGTGCTGGTGCCCGCGCCCGCGCTGATCAGCACCGCGGTCGCCTCGCCGTTCGTGGCCTCGGGGCAGGCAGAGGCGGCACCTCCCGCACCGGAGGCACCGGCTGCCGCGCCCGCGGCTCCGGCTCCCGAGGCTGTCGCGGCCCGGGCCGTCGAGCCGGTACCTCCCGCAGCTGCTCCTGCGAGCACGGCCAGCGCAGCACCTCAGAGTGCAACGAGCACTCCCGCCGCCACGTCCGTTGCATCCTCTGAGCCTGCCGCTGTTTCCACACCCGCCCCCGCGCCGGTGGCTGCCTCGCCAGCGCCTGCCCAGGTGCGGGTGAACGACGAGGACGAGGTCTCCGGAGTCCGGGCCCCGCTGCCCGAGCGGAAGGAGACGCCTGCCGCGGCCTCGCAGCCCACAGCCACGCCTCCCGCGCCGCCCGAGCGCCTCACGCGGCCTGTTCCCACGCCGCCGCCGCTGCCTCCCGGAGGCCGCCGCCCCGCGCGCCCGGCCGGCCCACCGACGCCCGTTCCCAGGGCTGACGCAGGGAAGGGGAGCGCGCGTCCGGGCTCGGGTCCGGGCATGGACCTCGAGGAGGCTCAGCAGATCGCCCAGGAGACCGCCATCGCCACGGCGGAGGCGGCGCTCGCCCAGGTGGCCGCCAAGGCGCGTGAGCCGAGGCCCAAGCCCATCGAGCTGCCCCCCAACACCGAGTTCAACGGCGAGGTGCTCCGGCAGGTCCGCGAGAGCCGGGGCCTGTCGCTCTCGCAGCTCGCCGAGCGCACGCGCATCTCCAGCAAGCACCTGGAGAATGTCGAGGCGGACCGCTACACCGCGCTCCCCGCCACCGTGTACCTGCGCGGCATCCTCATGAACATCGCCCGCGAGCTCGGGTTGGATCCGCTCAAGGTCTCCCGGAGCTATCTGACTCTGGCCGCAGGGCCGAAGAAGAAGTAGTCGGCGCACAACGGCAGGCGTGGTAGGACTTGCCGTTAAAGTTGACTGGCCGCATTTCCGTCCCTATGAAAGAAGCGCAATGACAGAGGAAGAAAAGGTCAAAGCGATGCGGCTCGCCCGCGCCATTGCCTCGGACATCTCGCTCTACAACGAGCAGAAGATCATCAAGGGCATTGAGCAGGACAACCTCTTCGAGGTCCTCAAGGACGAGCTCGACGAGGGGCGTGAGCTCTACAAGAGCCGCGTGAGCGCCGAGATCTTCACGAAGACGAACTTCTTCGAGCGGGCCATCAACGACATCGTCCTGCGCTCCAAGGCGCACGTGAAGTCGAAGATTTGGTAGCTCCCGAAGCGCGCGAGCACCAGGCCCCGCCCGAGGCCCGTGGCGAGCGGCTGGATCAGCACCTCGCGCGCGCCCATCCCGATCTCACCCGGTCCCGTCTCCAGGGGCTCATCGAGGCGGGCCACGTCCAGGTGGACGGCCGGCCCGCGAAGGCCTCGCTGCGGCTGCGCGGCGGTGAGCGGCTCTCCCTCCACATCCCCGCGCCCGTGGCGGCCGTGCCGGTGGCCGAAGCGCTGCCGATCGACGTGCTCCACGAGGATCGGGATCTCGTCGTGGTGAACAAGGCGGCGGGCATGGTGGTGCACCCGGGGGCGGGGCACGCCTCGGGGACGCTGGTCAACGCGCTGCTGCACCGGGTGAAGGATCTGGCCGGAGTGGGCGGCGAGCTGCGGCCGGGCATCGTCCACCGGCTCGACAAGGACACCACGGGGTGCCTCGTGGTGGCGAAGAACGAGCGGACGCTCGTGGCGCTGCAGAAGGCCTTCAAGACGCGCGCGGTGGAGAAGACGTACCTGGCGCTGGTACACGGCCACCCCAAGCCCGAGGGCCGCATCGAGACGCTGTACGGGCGCCACCCGGTGCACCGGCAGAAGTTCACCGGCAAAGTCAAAGAGGGCAAGCCCGCGATCACGGTGTACCGGACGCGCGAGCTCTTCGAGGGCGCCGCGCTCGTCGAGGTGGACCTGCTGACGGGCCGCACGCACCAGATCCGCGTGCACCTGGCCGAGGCGGCGCATCCGCTCTTGTGCGATGCGTTGTACGGCGCCGGGCGCAAGGCGAAGGGGCCAGTGCTCGAGGCCCAGGAGGCGCTGGGGCGCCAGGCGCTGCACGCGTGGCGGCTCGCGTTCACGCACCCGCGGACGGGCAAGGCGCTGAAGCTGGAGGCGCCGCTGCCCGCGGACTTCGAAGCAGCAATCGCGCGTCTCCGCAATTGAACTCCAGGGCAGGGTGCGTGCTCGCGCGGCGCGTCACTCACCCCGGGGGAGGAAGGGAGCGTCTCCCCCCAACTATCGGGTCCACATTCACTCCTCGTAAGATTCGCGTGGGCTTCGGAGCTGACGTCGGGCGCCCAGAGATCTCAAGACATGTCGCTCAAGACGCGATGGCTTGCGAGCATGTGGGGGGTGATTTTGGGAGGGATCGTCATCACGACGATCGCGAGCTCCAGCCTCAGCATCATCGGCCTTGGGCTGCTGTTGCTGCCGCTGCTGGGGTTCATCGTCTGGAGGCTCGTCAATGACATGGTGCGTGAGCTGACGGAGACTCAGCGGCGGCTCGCCTATTCGGAGAAGATGGCCGCGGTCAGCCAGCTCGCCGCGGGCGTGGGACACGAGATCAACAACCCCATCACCTATGTCTCCGCCAATCTCGGCTTCGCCACGGAGATCCTCGCCGAGCTGAGCGGTACCTCCCGGACTGCGGACTCCCCGCCGCTGCCTCCCGAGGTGGCCGAGCAGCTCCGCGAAGTCTCCGAGGCCCTGCGGGAGGCGCAGGATGGGGCCCAGCGCGTGGCCCGCATCGTGAGGGATCTGCGCACCTTCGCTCAGCCCGGCAATGCGGCGGGGCAGCTGGTGGAGATCCGCTCCATCATCGAGTCCGCGCTGAAGCTCGCCTCCAACCCCCTCCTGCTCCGGGCGCGTGTCTTCTGTGACTTCCAGGTGGAGATCCGGGTGAGGGCCCCCGAGGCGCGGTTGGTCCAGGTCTTCATGAACCTGCTCGTCAATGCGGCACAGGCCATTCCTCCTGGGCACGTCGAGGAGAACGAGGTCCGCGTCACCACGTCCCTGGGGACCGAGGGCTTCATCGTGGTGGAGGTGAGTGACACGGGGCAGGGCATGCCTCCCGAGGTGCTCAAGCGGTTGTTCGAGCCCTTCTTCACCACCAAGCCGGTGGGGCAGGGCACGGGCCT
It encodes:
- a CDS encoding helix-turn-helix domain-containing protein, whose translation is MKPFEQQTYYELLEIPVSAPDEEIRAAYTRALETYAPDSVAVYALVDPGQVDALRARLTEAMEILTEPDLRAEYDRMIGVSRADSSAVKALTPALAAAAQSVPSQETSQPPAAPAPEAAPAAQTPASAVVAAPSAPEPAPAAAASAASAPTPTASSAPASTPPQAEPVAAPAPAAPAVAAPTLAVPEAPLGMPGIVTPSQVHAAFRSYAISYVPVLVPAPALISTAVASPFVASGQAEAAPPAPEAPAAAPAAPAPEAVAARAVEPVPPAAAPASTASAAPQSATSTPAATSVASSEPAAVSTPAPAPVAASPAPAQVRVNDEDEVSGVRAPLPERKETPAAASQPTATPPAPPERLTRPVPTPPPLPPGGRRPARPAGPPTPVPRADAGKGSARPGSGPGMDLEEAQQIAQETAIATAEAALAQVAAKAREPRPKPIELPPNTEFNGEVLRQVRESRGLSLSQLAERTRISSKHLENVEADRYTALPATVYLRGILMNIARELGLDPLKVSRSYLTLAAGPKKK
- a CDS encoding P-loop NTPase codes for the protein MKPAPVPSASVSPTPSPIPGPPGLSKRARPRRVIAVGGGKGGIGKTLVSANLGIALAQAGMRVLLVDVDLGGANLHTCLGVGQPNATLSDFVRSSKVQIEDIIIPTGVPQLSLIAGAQDALDAANLKYAQKQKLQRALMAQQVDYLLLDLGAGTSFNTLDFFLMADHGVLVVLPEPTAVENAYRFVKAAFFRRLQQVEAQYGIEDLVESALTTREGALRTPHDFIAQVRQHDPNAGARLERDLQSFRIRLVVNQARTDADMNVGTAVVSAWKKFFGLEMDELGAIRYDDEAWRAVRKRRPILLERPDSAAAQGLQRIAARILTLDSPGSAGFSTP
- a CDS encoding RluA family pseudouridine synthase, with the translated sequence MVAPEAREHQAPPEARGERLDQHLARAHPDLTRSRLQGLIEAGHVQVDGRPAKASLRLRGGERLSLHIPAPVAAVPVAEALPIDVLHEDRDLVVVNKAAGMVVHPGAGHASGTLVNALLHRVKDLAGVGGELRPGIVHRLDKDTTGCLVVAKNERTLVALQKAFKTRAVEKTYLALVHGHPKPEGRIETLYGRHPVHRQKFTGKVKEGKPAITVYRTRELFEGAALVEVDLLTGRTHQIRVHLAEAAHPLLCDALYGAGRKAKGPVLEAQEALGRQALHAWRLAFTHPRTGKALKLEAPLPADFEAAIARLRN
- a CDS encoding sensor histidine kinase, producing the protein MSLKTRWLASMWGVILGGIVITTIASSSLSIIGLGLLLLPLLGFIVWRLVNDMVRELTETQRRLAYSEKMAAVSQLAAGVGHEINNPITYVSANLGFATEILAELSGTSRTADSPPLPPEVAEQLREVSEALREAQDGAQRVARIVRDLRTFAQPGNAAGQLVEIRSIIESALKLASNPLLLRARVFCDFQVEIRVRAPEARLVQVFMNLLVNAAQAIPPGHVEENEVRVTTSLGTEGFIVVEVSDTGQGMPPEVLKRLFEPFFTTKPVGQGTGLGLSICRNVIEGMGGTLTVRSTVGKGSAFRITLPEAGPLGAQFPQDAGAALRG